The following are encoded together in the Roseivirga misakiensis genome:
- the yajC gene encoding preprotein translocase subunit YajC → MIYSIFLQAEAAPQGNGMLSQLLLFGGIALVFYFFMIRPQQKKQKDQKKFISEISKGDAVVTIGGIHGKVFASDEETVTLEVDKSTKIKFERSAISLEASKREAGKA, encoded by the coding sequence ATGATCTATTCAATTTTTTTACAAGCCGAAGCAGCACCACAGGGAAATGGTATGCTTTCACAATTATTGCTATTTGGCGGTATCGCCTTGGTATTTTACTTCTTTATGATTCGTCCGCAACAAAAAAAGCAGAAGGATCAAAAGAAATTTATCAGCGAAATTAGTAAAGGAGATGCGGTAGTAACCATCGGTGGTATCCACGGAAAGGTATTTGCTTCTGATGAAGAAACCGTAACACTTGAAGTTGATAAAAGCACAAAAATAAAATTTGAGAGGTCAGCAATATCTCTTGAGGCTAGTAAACGTGAAGCAGGCAAAGCCTAA